From the genome of Flavobacterium luteolum, one region includes:
- a CDS encoding NAD-dependent succinate-semialdehyde dehydrogenase, whose product MIKSINPYNQETVYESAELESQDIKNAIDKADLQYKLWKEVPFSERSILMKNAGQELRKNAREYAQIITQEMGKPITQSIAEIEKCAALCDFYATHASEMLADKIIETEAHKSYVSYEPIGVVLAIMPWNYPFWQVMRFAVPALMAGNVGILKHASNVMKCAMSIEKIFEKAGFPKGCFTNLPIGSKKVEEIIRNPKVKAVTLTGSEAAGRAVAAVAGSEIKKTVLELGGSNALVVFADCNLEQTVKTCVQARFQNAGQSCIAGKRLLVESSIAEEFTKAFLEGVRGLRHGDPLSEETTIGTMARVDLAEELEKQLEQTLEKGAVVLLGGKRNKAYFEPTVIGNVTADMSIFKEEIFGPVIGITTFKNEEEAVELSNSSPFGLGVTIFTEDFEKAVRLVPKFDEGAVFVNELVKSDQRLPFGGTKNSGYGRELSQDGIQEFVNKKTVYINKYKN is encoded by the coding sequence ATGATAAAGTCTATAAATCCTTATAACCAGGAAACGGTATACGAATCTGCTGAATTAGAGAGTCAAGATATTAAGAATGCAATTGATAAGGCAGATCTGCAATATAAATTATGGAAAGAAGTTCCGTTTTCTGAACGTTCGATATTGATGAAAAATGCTGGTCAGGAACTCAGAAAAAACGCTCGCGAATATGCACAGATTATAACTCAGGAAATGGGAAAACCAATTACTCAGTCAATAGCAGAAATAGAAAAATGCGCTGCTTTGTGCGATTTTTACGCGACGCATGCTTCTGAAATGCTTGCAGATAAAATAATTGAAACAGAAGCGCATAAGAGTTACGTGAGCTATGAACCAATTGGAGTTGTTTTGGCTATTATGCCTTGGAATTATCCATTCTGGCAAGTTATGCGTTTTGCTGTGCCTGCGCTGATGGCGGGAAATGTCGGAATATTGAAACATGCCAGCAATGTAATGAAGTGCGCTATGAGTATTGAAAAAATATTCGAAAAAGCAGGTTTCCCTAAAGGTTGTTTTACTAATCTGCCAATTGGTAGCAAAAAGGTAGAAGAAATCATTAGAAATCCAAAAGTGAAAGCGGTCACACTTACCGGAAGTGAAGCAGCGGGCAGGGCTGTAGCGGCCGTTGCTGGAAGCGAAATTAAAAAAACAGTGCTAGAACTTGGAGGAAGCAATGCATTGGTTGTTTTTGCAGACTGTAATCTGGAGCAAACAGTAAAAACTTGTGTACAGGCACGTTTTCAGAATGCGGGACAGAGCTGTATTGCAGGAAAGCGTTTATTGGTAGAATCATCTATTGCCGAAGAATTTACAAAAGCCTTTCTTGAAGGTGTTAGAGGTCTTCGTCACGGAGATCCTTTAAGTGAAGAAACCACAATTGGAACTATGGCTCGTGTTGATCTTGCCGAAGAACTCGAAAAACAGCTTGAGCAGACACTAGAAAAAGGCGCGGTAGTTTTGCTGGGAGGTAAAAGAAATAAAGCTTATTTTGAACCTACTGTTATAGGCAATGTTACTGCAGATATGTCTATTTTTAAAGAAGAAATTTTTGGTCCCGTAATCGGAATTACGACTTTTAAAAATGAAGAAGAAGCTGTCGAACTTTCAAATAGCAGTCCGTTTGGACTTGGAGTTACAATTTTTACGGAAGACTTTGAAAAAGCCGTCCGATTAGTGCCAAAATTTGATGAAGGAGCAGTATTTGTAAACGAACTCGTAAAGAGCGACCAAAGATTGCCTTTTGGAGGAACTAAAAATTCTGGATACGGACGTGAACTTTCGCAAGATGGTATTCAGGAATTTGTAAACAAGAAAACGGTTTACATAAATAAATATAAAAATTAA
- a CDS encoding amino acid permease → MKEKHEAIEENQLKRGLTNRHIQLIALGGSIGTGLFLGIGPAAVLAGPSVILGYAIAGIIAFFIMRQLGEMVVEEPVSGSFSYFAYKYCGSFAGFASGWNYWILYILVSMAELTAIGVYVQFWWPEVPLWASSLFFFLVINALNFASVKVYGETEFWFSIIKVVAIIAMILFGTYLLISGTGAEHATIHNLYNDGGFFPKGFFEKTANGSFQGLLSAMALIMFSFGGLELIGITAAEAENPEKNIPKATNQVIYRILIFYVGALVILFALSPWRQITTDSSPFVMVFQNLNGMEFELFGNKIYFTRLIANVLNLIVLTAALSVYNSSVYSNSRMLFGLADQGSAPKFLKKLNKQSVPVNAILISSCFAAICILINKVIPEEAFSILMSLVVSCLVINWVMISYTHLQFRRTKEKENTKTKFASIFYPVSNYICFVFLLGILCIMWMTNMKLSVELIPIWLGILFVFYKVFKTKNT, encoded by the coding sequence GTGAAAGAAAAACATGAAGCTATAGAAGAAAACCAGCTTAAACGTGGGTTGACTAACCGTCACATTCAATTAATTGCCTTAGGCGGATCAATAGGAACAGGGCTTTTCCTTGGTATTGGTCCAGCAGCTGTATTAGCAGGACCATCTGTTATTTTAGGATATGCTATTGCCGGAATCATTGCCTTTTTTATTATGAGACAGCTTGGAGAAATGGTTGTCGAAGAACCAGTATCTGGAAGTTTTAGCTATTTTGCCTATAAATATTGCGGTTCTTTTGCTGGTTTTGCATCTGGTTGGAATTATTGGATTTTATATATTTTAGTCAGTATGGCCGAACTTACAGCCATTGGCGTTTATGTGCAGTTTTGGTGGCCAGAAGTTCCGCTTTGGGCATCGAGTTTGTTTTTCTTTCTAGTTATCAATGCTTTAAATTTTGCTTCGGTAAAAGTTTACGGAGAAACAGAATTCTGGTTTTCAATCATAAAAGTGGTTGCCATTATTGCAATGATTCTTTTTGGGACTTACTTATTGATAAGTGGAACAGGAGCAGAGCATGCTACAATTCATAATTTATATAACGATGGAGGCTTTTTTCCAAAAGGTTTCTTCGAAAAAACGGCAAATGGCAGTTTTCAAGGATTATTATCAGCGATGGCTTTAATTATGTTCTCTTTTGGAGGTTTAGAACTAATTGGAATTACCGCCGCCGAGGCCGAGAATCCAGAGAAAAACATTCCAAAAGCAACCAATCAGGTTATTTATAGAATTCTTATATTTTATGTGGGTGCTTTGGTCATTTTATTTGCTTTGTCTCCTTGGCGACAAATTACCACAGACAGCAGTCCGTTTGTAATGGTTTTTCAGAATTTAAACGGAATGGAATTTGAGCTGTTTGGCAACAAAATATATTTTACGCGATTAATTGCCAATGTATTGAATTTAATTGTATTAACTGCTGCTTTATCTGTCTACAATAGTAGTGTATACAGCAACTCACGAATGTTATTTGGTTTGGCAGATCAAGGCAGTGCTCCTAAGTTTTTAAAGAAGCTAAACAAACAATCGGTACCTGTTAACGCCATTTTAATTTCTTCATGCTTTGCAGCGATCTGTATTTTAATCAACAAAGTAATTCCAGAAGAGGCATTTAGCATTTTAATGTCTCTAGTAGTGTCTTGCTTGGTTATTAACTGGGTTATGATTTCGTATACACATCTTCAATTTAGACGCACGAAAGAAAAGGAAAACACAAAAACTAAGTTTGCATCCATATTTTATCCAGTAAGCAATTACATCTGTTTTGTATTTTTATTAGGTATCTTATGTATCATGTGGATGACCAATATGAAATTATCAGTAGAATTAATTCCTATTTGGCTGGGTATTCTTTTTGTATTTTACAAAGTTTTTAAAACAAAGAATACGTAG
- a CDS encoding lamin tail domain-containing protein, translating into MKALKILAIALLLAGCDSNIDFSGPSPEPPSPDEGKDLLITEIATFINTDATAGGVRNHYVELYNGTGNTIDLSKYAIGYQATTDESTLTDWSFTSSANYLLLTGSLEKGKCYVIASPQANTTAVKRDTEWGTTSSANADASKPLQLSGNSGIALLKKDAAGKYTLNGESYSLIDAFGSPNVARVTSGGSNSSRNNFMWTIAGETKDTSNRTFWRKGTVKDPNPDWATTKGTSASNSEWTISGDRTWDYTNLGLR; encoded by the coding sequence ATGAAAGCACTAAAAATACTAGCGATTGCCTTATTGTTGGCGGGATGCGATTCAAATATTGATTTTTCTGGTCCGTCACCAGAACCGCCTTCACCAGACGAAGGAAAAGATCTCCTTATAACTGAAATTGCAACATTTATTAATACAGATGCAACCGCAGGCGGAGTTAGAAATCACTATGTTGAATTGTATAACGGTACAGGAAATACGATAGATTTGTCAAAATATGCTATTGGATATCAGGCTACAACAGATGAAAGCACGTTGACAGATTGGAGCTTTACCAGCAGTGCAAATTATTTATTATTGACAGGATCGTTAGAAAAAGGGAAATGTTATGTTATTGCTTCGCCGCAGGCAAATACAACTGCCGTAAAACGTGATACCGAATGGGGGACTACAAGCAGTGCAAATGCAGATGCAAGCAAACCTTTGCAGTTAAGCGGAAATAGCGGTATTGCTCTTTTAAAAAAGGATGCAGCGGGAAAATATACTCTAAACGGAGAATCTTATAGTCTTATTGATGCTTTTGGTAGTCCAAATGTAGCGCGTGTAACTTCGGGCGGAAGCAACAGTAGCCGTAATAATTTTATGTGGACAATTGCAGGAGAAACTAAAGACACAAGTAACAGAACGTTTTGGAGAAAAGGAACCGTAAAAGATCCTAATCCTGATTGGGCTACTACGAAAGGAACTTCTGCCAGCAATTCAGAATGGACTATTTCTGGAGATAGAACATGGGATTACACTAATCTAGGACTTCGTTGA